Proteins found in one Psychrilyobacter piezotolerans genomic segment:
- a CDS encoding acetyl-CoA hydrolase/transferase family protein yields the protein MNWKELYKEKLVSPDEAILNINSKNRVVVAHACAEPKILIDALIKNKENFENLEIVHMVAMGKAQYVNDNMKKHFVHNALFAGASTRKAVQDGRADFTTCYFHEVPKLFRDGHLPVDAALIQTSLPDEHGNCSMGISIDYIKSAAENAKVVIAQVNKHMPRTMGDSFIHISDIDHIVEHAEPLIELNPPKIGEIEKAIGKNCASLIEDGSTLQLGIGAIPDAALLFLKDKKDLGIHSEMISDGVLELVKSGVINNKAKNFNKGKMVVTFVMGTKALYDYVDNNPLVEFYPVDYVNDPVIIARNDKMISINSCVQLDLTGQVCSESIGYNQISGVGGQVDFVRGATMSRGGKSIIAIPSTAAKGKVSRIVAVLDEGAVVTTSRNDVDYIVTEYGVARLKGKTLKERGRALINIAHPDFREDLIKNWEKRYHCKF from the coding sequence ATGAACTGGAAAGAGCTCTATAAAGAAAAACTAGTATCTCCAGACGAAGCAATTTTAAATATAAATTCCAAAAATAGAGTAGTAGTAGCTCATGCATGTGCTGAACCGAAAATTTTGATAGATGCCCTGATTAAAAATAAAGAAAATTTTGAGAATTTAGAGATAGTTCATATGGTTGCCATGGGAAAAGCCCAGTATGTTAACGATAATATGAAAAAACATTTTGTCCATAATGCATTATTTGCAGGAGCCAGCACCAGAAAAGCAGTTCAAGATGGAAGAGCTGATTTTACTACATGTTATTTTCATGAAGTTCCCAAGTTATTTCGGGATGGTCATCTTCCGGTAGATGCAGCTTTAATACAAACAAGTTTACCCGATGAACATGGAAACTGCAGTATGGGAATATCTATTGATTATATCAAATCAGCTGCAGAAAATGCAAAAGTTGTAATTGCCCAGGTAAATAAACATATGCCGAGAACTATGGGAGATTCCTTTATCCATATCTCAGATATAGATCATATAGTTGAACACGCAGAGCCCCTTATTGAGCTCAATCCTCCTAAAATAGGAGAAATTGAAAAAGCCATCGGAAAAAATTGTGCATCTCTTATAGAGGACGGTTCCACACTTCAGCTTGGAATAGGTGCCATTCCAGATGCAGCTCTATTGTTTTTAAAAGACAAAAAAGATCTGGGGATTCATTCTGAGATGATCTCCGACGGTGTTCTGGAATTAGTGAAATCCGGTGTTATAAACAACAAAGCTAAAAATTTTAACAAAGGAAAGATGGTTGTTACCTTTGTAATGGGAACCAAAGCACTCTATGATTATGTAGATAATAATCCTCTGGTTGAATTTTACCCGGTAGACTATGTAAACGACCCGGTAATAATAGCTAGAAATGATAAGATGATCTCTATTAACTCCTGTGTACAGCTGGATCTGACCGGACAGGTATGTTCAGAATCTATAGGATACAACCAGATCAGCGGGGTAGGCGGACAGGTGGACTTTGTCAGAGGAGCTACCATGAGCAGAGGGGGGAAATCAATTATTGCCATACCTTCTACTGCTGCCAAAGGAAAGGTGTCCCGTATAGTAGCTGTCTTAGATGAGGGTGCTGTAGTAACTACATCCAGAAATGATGTAGATTATATAGTAACCGAATACGGTGTTGCCAGACTTAAAGGAAAAACTCTCAAAGAAAGAGGCCGGGCATTGATTAATATCGCTCATCCTGATTTCAGGGAAGATCTCATTAAGAACTGGGAAAAAAGATACCACTGTAAGTTTTAA
- a CDS encoding NAD(P)-dependent oxidoreductase: MSKISVIGCGKMGSSLVKAFLKSGHHVFVYDVSRESCIPLVELGASLAETPIEAANNCDVMVFSINNYTNTIRFLKNDDVLLQLAGKTLVQLSTGIPQEAQELEGIIKEYDIDYIDGAIMCYPHQIGTEESCILISGNESTLKNSESALKSLTKNLMTVSNDISGASTLDCALLTLYYGTYWGILQAASLCKSQNFSVQTFADIAGDSYLFPTVTEILKHVPQDVESGNYKDNMASNIIHSSAIQRLIEMMNRSKIDTSVTESIHSLIQNAIETGYKNNNLESIVEIIRK, from the coding sequence ATGTCTAAAATATCTGTAATTGGTTGTGGAAAAATGGGTAGTTCGCTTGTTAAAGCATTTTTAAAGTCAGGTCATCATGTTTTTGTATATGATGTTTCCAGAGAAAGTTGTATTCCTTTGGTAGAACTTGGTGCAAGTTTGGCAGAAACCCCTATAGAAGCAGCAAATAACTGTGATGTAATGGTATTCAGCATCAATAATTACACAAATACCATACGATTTCTTAAAAACGACGACGTATTACTTCAGCTTGCTGGAAAAACACTTGTTCAACTTTCAACAGGAATTCCTCAAGAAGCTCAAGAACTGGAAGGAATAATAAAAGAATATGACATCGATTATATCGACGGTGCAATCATGTGCTATCCACATCAAATTGGGACAGAAGAGTCATGTATCCTGATATCAGGAAATGAATCCACATTAAAAAATAGCGAATCTGCTTTAAAAAGCCTTACAAAAAATCTGATGACGGTAAGCAATGACATTAGTGGTGCATCTACACTTGATTGCGCACTTTTAACTTTGTACTATGGAACATACTGGGGTATTTTGCAGGCAGCATCATTATGTAAAAGCCAAAACTTCTCTGTACAGACATTTGCTGATATAGCAGGAGATTCGTATCTTTTTCCTACTGTTACAGAGATTCTAAAACATGTGCCACAAGATGTTGAGAGCGGTAACTATAAAGATAATATGGCTAGTAATATTATCCATTCTAGTGCTATTCAAAGGTTAATAGAAATGATGAACAGATCTAAAATTGATACATCTGTAACAGAGAGTATACATTCTTTAATTCAAAATGCCATAGAAACTGGATACAAGAACAATAATTTAGAATCAATCGTAGAAATAATCAGAAAATAA
- a CDS encoding 4-hydroxybutyrate dehydrogenase produces MRLLKIQPEIHKFDTFKEFAADFKIGKGDLLFTHDFLFDNYMKDLNLESENLFFECFGMGEPSDETINYIMDAIRGKDIQRVIAVGGGSVIDISKLLILEDTDDCLNYFEKTVEIKKVRELVIVPTTCGTGSEVTNISISEIKSKKTKMGLAVDELYPESAVLIPELLMNLPYKFFVTSSIDALIHAIEAYVSPKANMYTDTFSVKAIEMILKGYMEILEKGEEYRKEIIEDFMIGSNYAGIAFGNAGVGAVHALSYPLGGVYHVPHGEANYQFFTEVFKTYLAKDPNGKIAGVNKVLADIMNIPAGEDVYAGLSNVLDKLLSRKPLKEYGMKVEEIEGFADAVISGQQRLLANNYVPLERTDIINIYKNLY; encoded by the coding sequence ATGAGACTTTTAAAAATACAACCAGAAATACATAAGTTTGATACATTTAAAGAATTTGCTGCAGACTTTAAAATAGGAAAGGGTGACCTTCTTTTTACCCATGATTTCCTTTTTGATAACTATATGAAAGATTTAAATTTAGAATCTGAAAATTTGTTCTTTGAATGCTTTGGTATGGGAGAACCATCAGATGAAACTATAAATTATATCATGGATGCTATCAGAGGAAAAGATATTCAAAGGGTCATTGCAGTAGGCGGGGGGTCTGTCATAGACATCTCAAAATTATTGATCTTAGAAGATACCGATGACTGCCTGAATTATTTTGAAAAAACAGTAGAAATAAAAAAAGTCAGAGAATTGGTGATTGTTCCTACAACCTGCGGAACAGGCAGCGAGGTAACAAATATCTCTATCTCTGAAATAAAATCGAAAAAAACTAAGATGGGATTAGCTGTAGATGAACTTTATCCTGAAAGTGCAGTATTGATTCCGGAGTTGTTGATGAACCTGCCGTATAAATTCTTCGTAACAAGCTCAATAGATGCTTTAATCCATGCTATAGAAGCCTATGTGTCTCCAAAAGCAAATATGTACACTGATACCTTTAGTGTAAAAGCAATTGAGATGATCTTGAAGGGATATATGGAAATTTTAGAAAAAGGTGAAGAGTACAGGAAAGAGATCATAGAAGACTTTATGATAGGAAGTAACTATGCAGGGATAGCATTTGGAAATGCAGGAGTAGGAGCAGTTCATGCACTGTCTTATCCTTTAGGGGGAGTATATCATGTTCCCCATGGGGAAGCCAACTATCAATTTTTTACAGAAGTATTTAAAACATACTTAGCTAAAGATCCAAATGGTAAGATAGCCGGAGTTAATAAAGTATTAGCTGATATTATGAATATCCCGGCAGGAGAAGATGTTTATGCAGGCTTGTCAAATGTTTTGGATAAACTCCTTTCCAGAAAGCCACTGAAGGAATACGGAATGAAGGTAGAGGAAATAGAAGGATTTGCAGATGCAGTAATTTCAGGACAGCAGAGACTTTTGGCCAATAACTATGTTCCTTTGGAAAGAACCGATATAATAAATATTTACAAAAATCTTTATTAA
- a CDS encoding aldehyde dehydrogenase family protein: MDSKNYINNMIQKAKEAQKELATYTQEELDAIVKTIGKTVYDNAEELARMAVDETRMGVYEDKVGKNKGKSKNIWHNLKDKKSVGIIERDLEKNLIMVAKPVGIVGAVTPTTNPIVTPMCNAMFAIKGGNAIIVAPHPRSKACTAETVARINAALVENGIRCPKDAIQVIAEPSLAYTNELMEKVDVVLATGGMGMVKAAYSSGKPSFGVGAGNVQVIVDKGVNYDDAAAKIIAGRKFDNGIICSGEQTVIAPKSEYNEVIKAMVKNGAHYIDNPADIQKFRDAIFEDGHMNKDVVGQSVARVAEMAGVEVPKDAKVILLKASGIGAEDLLCKEKMCPVLSAFEYDTIEDAINIAQTNLDLEGKGHTAAIHSDNLENIELAGNLLTVSRLVVNAPSSTTAGGSMLNGFAPTTTLGCGTWGNNIISENLDYKHLINVSRIGLVRGDVIIPSDEQIWE; this comes from the coding sequence ATGGATTCAAAAAACTACATCAACAACATGATTCAAAAGGCAAAGGAAGCTCAAAAAGAATTGGCAACATATACTCAGGAAGAGTTAGATGCCATAGTTAAAACAATTGGAAAAACTGTATATGATAACGCTGAAGAACTTGCAAGAATGGCTGTAGATGAAACTAGAATGGGTGTATATGAAGACAAAGTAGGAAAAAATAAGGGTAAATCTAAAAATATATGGCACAATTTAAAAGATAAAAAGAGTGTAGGAATAATCGAAAGAGATTTGGAAAAAAATCTTATTATGGTAGCTAAACCTGTTGGAATAGTTGGAGCAGTTACTCCTACAACAAACCCGATAGTAACACCTATGTGTAACGCTATGTTCGCTATCAAAGGGGGAAATGCAATTATCGTAGCCCCGCATCCCAGATCAAAAGCTTGTACTGCTGAAACAGTTGCTAGAATTAATGCTGCATTGGTAGAAAACGGGATCAGATGTCCAAAGGATGCTATCCAGGTAATCGCTGAACCATCTCTGGCTTATACAAATGAATTGATGGAAAAAGTAGATGTAGTCCTTGCAACAGGTGGAATGGGAATGGTTAAAGCTGCTTATTCAAGCGGAAAACCTTCATTCGGTGTAGGAGCAGGAAATGTTCAGGTTATTGTAGATAAAGGTGTTAACTACGATGACGCAGCAGCCAAAATTATAGCTGGTAGAAAATTTGATAACGGTATAATTTGTTCCGGGGAGCAGACAGTAATTGCACCAAAATCAGAATATAATGAAGTTATAAAAGCTATGGTGAAAAATGGAGCTCATTATATAGACAACCCTGCCGATATTCAAAAATTCAGAGATGCAATTTTTGAAGACGGACATATGAATAAAGACGTTGTAGGTCAGTCGGTTGCCAGAGTTGCAGAGATGGCAGGAGTGGAAGTTCCAAAAGATGCTAAGGTTATCCTTCTAAAAGCCAGCGGAATAGGAGCAGAGGACCTTCTTTGCAAGGAAAAAATGTGCCCTGTACTTTCAGCTTTTGAATATGATACCATTGAAGATGCAATTAATATTGCTCAAACAAACTTAGATCTTGAAGGAAAGGGACATACAGCGGCAATTCATTCAGATAATTTAGAAAATATCGAATTAGCCGGGAATTTATTGACAGTAAGCAGATTAGTTGTAAATGCTCCATCTTCAACAACTGCCGGAGGATCTATGTTAAACGGATTCGCTCCAACAACAACATTAGGATGCGGTACTTGGGGAAATAATATTATTTCAGAGAACTTAGACTATAAACACCTGATCAATGTTTCTAGAATAGGTTTAGTTAGAGGAGATGTTATAATTCCATCAGATGAACAAATCTGGGAATAG
- a CDS encoding 4-hydroxyphenylacetate 3-hydroxylase family protein — protein sequence MALMTGEQYIQSLKKMKTKVYLMGELVENFTDHPMIRPSINSVAATYDLAHQEEHQNVMTAVSNITGERVNRFCHLHQSTEDLKNKVKMQRLLGQKTASCFQRCVGMDAFNSIFSTTFEIDEKHGTTYHERFKKYMQFVQDNDLTVDGAMTDPKGDRGLAPHQQADLDLYLRVVEQREDGIVVRGAKAHQTGAVNSHEHLIMPTIAMGENDKDYAVSFSIPSDAPGILMIYGRQSCDSRKLEDGHIDVGNPKFGGQEALVVFNDVFIPNERIYLNGEHEFAGVLVERFAGYHRQSYGGCKVGVGDALIGAAALAAEYNGVTRASHIKDKLIEMTHLNETLYACGLACSTEGVPTKAGNYQIDLLLANVCKQNVTRFPYEIARLAEDIAGGLMVTMPTDIDFKHPVIGEYCNKYFAGDSKVPVENRQKVLRFIENLTLGASAVGYRTESMHGAGSPQAQRIMISRQGNIEGKKQLVKELTGIKK from the coding sequence ATGGCATTAATGACAGGGGAACAGTATATTCAAAGTTTAAAGAAGATGAAAACAAAAGTTTATTTGATGGGAGAATTGGTTGAGAATTTCACGGATCATCCAATGATCAGACCTTCTATCAACTCAGTTGCAGCTACTTATGATCTGGCCCACCAGGAGGAGCATCAAAATGTTATGACTGCTGTCTCAAATATTACAGGGGAAAGGGTTAATCGTTTCTGCCATCTTCACCAGAGTACTGAAGATCTTAAAAATAAAGTTAAAATGCAAAGATTACTGGGACAAAAAACAGCTTCATGTTTTCAAAGATGTGTGGGAATGGATGCTTTCAACTCTATCTTTAGTACAACTTTTGAAATAGATGAAAAACATGGAACTACTTACCATGAAAGATTTAAAAAATATATGCAATTTGTCCAGGACAACGACCTTACAGTAGATGGAGCCATGACAGATCCTAAAGGAGACAGAGGATTAGCACCTCATCAGCAGGCAGATCTTGATCTTTACCTTCGTGTAGTAGAACAAAGGGAAGACGGAATCGTAGTCAGAGGGGCTAAAGCACATCAGACTGGTGCTGTAAATTCCCATGAACATCTGATCATGCCGACTATTGCCATGGGAGAAAATGACAAAGATTATGCAGTTTCATTCTCTATCCCATCGGATGCTCCGGGAATATTAATGATCTACGGTAGACAGTCATGTGACAGCAGAAAATTAGAAGACGGACATATCGATGTAGGAAATCCTAAATTTGGCGGGCAGGAAGCATTGGTTGTATTCAATGATGTCTTCATTCCAAATGAAAGAATATATCTGAATGGAGAACATGAATTTGCCGGAGTTCTTGTAGAAAGATTTGCCGGTTACCATAGACAGAGTTACGGGGGATGTAAGGTAGGAGTAGGAGATGCACTTATTGGTGCTGCGGCACTTGCAGCAGAATACAATGGTGTTACCAGAGCTTCCCATATAAAAGATAAACTTATTGAGATGACTCATCTTAACGAAACACTGTATGCCTGCGGTCTTGCCTGCTCTACCGAGGGAGTTCCTACAAAGGCAGGAAATTACCAGATAGATCTTCTTTTGGCCAATGTATGTAAACAAAATGTAACAAGATTCCCATATGAGATAGCCAGATTAGCTGAAGATATCGCAGGTGGATTAATGGTAACTATGCCTACAGATATAGATTTTAAACATCCTGTTATCGGTGAATACTGTAATAAATACTTTGCAGGAGACAGTAAAGTACCTGTAGAAAATCGTCAAAAAGTACTTAGATTCATTGAAAATCTTACTTTAGGAGCTTCTGCTGTAGGATATAGAACTGAATCCATGCATGGGGCAGGATCTCCTCAGGCTCAAAGAATTATGATCTCCAGACAAGGAAACATTGAAGGTAAAAAACAACTGGTTAAAGAACTTACAGGTATAAAAAAATAA
- a CDS encoding acetyl-CoA hydrolase/transferase family protein: MQSRIRNEQLKEKIMSPMEASKLIKDGMVIGTSGFTPSGYPKVVPLALAERVKRDNEKMKLTLYSGASLGPEVDGAWAEAGILAKRLPYQTNKQLRQDINCGKVEYLDMHLSHSSQYLNYGILPRVDVAIVEAIAITEDGNIIPTSAVGNSPSFIKSADKIIVEISSKQPVELEGMSDIYMLENPPMRTHIPIKTPGDRVGTPFIVCDKDKIAAVVFSDMEDHVRDLAPISDVDRAISKNIINFLEKEVSLGRLTKNLLPLQSGVGNVANAVLAGLCDSTFENLVCYTEVIQDAMLELMQCGKIKKASACSISPSPRGLKSFRENIDFFKDKIILRPLEISNSPEMARKLGVIAMNTAIEVDIYGNVNSTHIMGSKIMNGIGGSGDFARNAYLTIFSTSSIAKGGKISSIVPMVSHVDHTEHDTMIIVTEQGVADLRGLSPKEKARLIIENCVHPDFKEQMRDYFNRACEVCQSCHTPHILEEALSWHANFVETGTMKK, translated from the coding sequence ATGCAATCTAGAATTAGAAATGAACAACTTAAAGAAAAGATTATGAGTCCCATGGAAGCTTCTAAATTAATAAAAGATGGAATGGTTATAGGTACCAGTGGATTTACTCCTTCTGGTTATCCAAAGGTCGTCCCTCTTGCCCTTGCAGAAAGAGTTAAGAGAGATAATGAAAAAATGAAATTAACACTTTACTCCGGTGCCTCCCTGGGGCCGGAAGTAGATGGTGCATGGGCTGAAGCAGGAATCCTTGCCAAAAGACTCCCGTACCAGACCAATAAACAGCTGAGACAGGATATAAATTGCGGGAAGGTAGAATATCTGGATATGCATCTGAGCCATTCATCCCAATATCTAAACTATGGGATCCTGCCGAGAGTAGATGTAGCTATCGTAGAAGCAATTGCCATAACAGAGGATGGAAATATAATTCCTACAAGTGCCGTGGGGAACTCTCCGTCATTTATAAAGAGTGCAGATAAGATCATCGTTGAAATAAGTTCAAAACAGCCGGTGGAATTAGAAGGGATGTCGGATATATATATGCTTGAAAATCCTCCTATGAGAACTCATATCCCCATAAAAACTCCTGGAGACAGGGTTGGGACACCATTTATAGTGTGTGATAAGGATAAAATTGCAGCTGTAGTATTTTCAGATATGGAAGATCATGTAAGAGACCTGGCACCAATTTCTGATGTAGACAGAGCTATCTCTAAAAATATTATTAATTTTTTAGAAAAAGAGGTTTCTTTGGGAAGGCTGACTAAAAATTTACTTCCCCTCCAGTCTGGTGTAGGAAATGTTGCAAATGCTGTTCTTGCTGGTCTCTGTGATTCGACCTTTGAAAATTTGGTCTGCTATACCGAGGTTATCCAGGATGCAATGCTTGAATTGATGCAGTGCGGGAAGATAAAAAAAGCATCTGCCTGCTCCATAAGTCCTTCTCCCAGGGGTCTCAAATCATTCAGAGAAAATATCGATTTCTTTAAAGACAAAATCATTTTACGACCATTAGAGATCTCAAACAGTCCTGAAATGGCCAGAAAATTAGGGGTAATTGCAATGAATACAGCTATCGAAGTAGATATCTACGGAAATGTAAACTCTACCCACATAATGGGGTCAAAAATAATGAATGGTATCGGGGGATCCGGAGACTTCGCCAGAAATGCATACCTGACAATTTTTAGTACAAGTTCTATTGCAAAAGGCGGAAAAATTTCATCTATTGTACCTATGGTTTCCCATGTGGACCATACAGAACATGACACAATGATAATCGTTACAGAGCAGGGTGTAGCGGATCTTCGTGGACTGAGCCCGAAAGAAAAAGCTAGATTAATTATTGAAAATTGTGTTCATCCTGATTTTAAAGAACAAATGAGAGATTATTTTAACAGAGCGTGTGAAGTATGCCAAAGCTGTCATACACCGCATATTTTAGAGGAAGCTCTTTCATGGCATGCAAATTTCGTAGAAACAGGAACTATGAAGAAGTAG
- a CDS encoding TetR/AcrR family transcriptional regulator, producing MTQVIAKHEKKIQIIKALHNCLLKKPFNQTSIKDIANEAGLNHGLIHYYFNKKDDILLEYVDYMSEFYLSLLHDWIESIMLNQSTDVDIKKETLMFMNDIITTSNNEFSKILLEIWGIASYNNNVRQKLEKTYSDWEQGINKVIKKFQTDDETANFISKIWLTFAEGLILFSTIREQNEKERLELLEKLFYFIS from the coding sequence ATGACACAAGTAATTGCTAAACACGAAAAGAAAATTCAGATAATTAAAGCACTTCATAACTGTCTTTTAAAGAAGCCATTTAATCAAACATCAATTAAAGATATCGCTAATGAGGCTGGGTTAAACCATGGACTTATTCATTATTACTTTAATAAAAAGGATGATATTCTTTTAGAATATGTTGATTATATGTCTGAATTTTATTTATCATTGCTTCATGATTGGATTGAAAGTATAATGTTAAATCAAAGTACTGATGTTGATATTAAGAAAGAAACTTTAATGTTTATGAATGATATCATCACTACATCTAATAATGAGTTTTCTAAAATCCTTTTGGAAATTTGGGGGATTGCATCTTATAACAATAATGTTCGACAAAAATTAGAGAAGACTTATTCCGATTGGGAGCAAGGCATCAATAAAGTTATCAAAAAATTTCAAACTGATGATGAAACTGCTAACTTTATCAGTAAAATATGGCTGACGTTTGCTGAAGGATTAATACTTTTTTCAACTATCAGAGAGCAAAATGAAAAGGAACGACTTGAATTATTGGAAAAATTATTTTATTTTATAAGTTGA
- a CDS encoding 4Fe-4S dicluster domain-containing protein, which yields MSEKKMIDVYIFGKKYTVPSSLTIMDSMEYAGYQLTKGCGCRSGFCGACSTIYRVKGDKELKIALACQTKVEDGMYFTQLPFFPGEKPLYNINEFEPAMDTMAKFYPEIYKCIGCNSCTNGCPQDLNVMQYIAHAQRGEFEKCAHESFDCVSCGICASRCPAGITHYNAALLARRLTGKYIVPETEHLKNKVQEIAAGEHDQSIEEIMGKNIEELKELYNTRDITK from the coding sequence ATGTCTGAAAAAAAAATGATCGATGTATATATATTTGGTAAAAAATACACAGTACCTTCTAGCTTAACAATCATGGATTCCATGGAGTATGCGGGATATCAGCTGACTAAAGGCTGTGGCTGCAGATCTGGATTTTGTGGTGCATGTTCTACTATCTACAGAGTCAAGGGGGATAAAGAATTAAAGATAGCCCTTGCATGCCAGACAAAGGTTGAAGATGGAATGTATTTTACACAGCTTCCATTTTTCCCGGGGGAAAAACCTCTGTACAACATAAATGAGTTTGAACCGGCTATGGATACAATGGCAAAATTTTATCCTGAAATTTATAAGTGTATAGGCTGTAATTCCTGTACAAATGGCTGTCCTCAAGATTTAAATGTTATGCAGTATATTGCCCACGCACAGAGAGGTGAATTTGAAAAATGTGCACATGAATCTTTTGATTGTGTATCATGCGGGATATGTGCATCCAGATGTCCTGCCGGAATAACTCATTATAATGCAGCTCTTTTAGCACGGCGTCTTACAGGTAAATATATTGTTCCTGAGACAGAGCATTTAAAAAACAAAGTCCAAGAGATAGCAGCTGGTGAACACGATCAATCAATAGAAGAAATCATGGGGAAAAACATCGAAGAATTGAAAGAATTGTATAACACCAGAGATATCACTAAATAA
- a CDS encoding FAD-dependent oxidoreductase yields MYTAEMRELSKKVEETRSQRIGINFPRMSPEDKIGVLNENHPDYSDKGFMYLKHGVNKGARVPNELGELLEAKSKLVNLEINLDKIDYDVDVLVIGGGGAGAAAALEANEKGAKVLITTKLRFGDANTMMAEGGIQAADKPDDSPAKHYLDVMGGGHYTNVPELASTLVKDAPSAIKWLNDLGVMFDKEKDGTMITNHGGGTSRKRMHSAADYSGAEIMRVMRDEVRNKEIEVLEFSPVIELLLDTDGKAAGAVICDLETKRNFVVRAKTVIMATGGAGRLHYQGFPTSNHYGATADGLVMGYRVGAELAFADTIQYHPTGVAYPSQIFGALVTEKVRSLGATPLNIHGEQFVYHLETRDVEASAIIRECNVKGNGIPTPTGGYGVWLDTPLIEMIHGEGTIEKKLPAMLRMYLKFDLDMRKKPILVYPTLHYQNGGLLIDKNGQTKIENLYVAGECAGGIHGTNRLMGNSLLDIIVFGRRAGIHAGENFKDIKIKDLTFDHVRKYHEDLENNEVESSQFSPMILPIYTHGREK; encoded by the coding sequence ATGTATACAGCAGAGATGAGGGAATTATCTAAAAAGGTAGAAGAGACACGTTCCCAAAGAATTGGAATAAATTTTCCGAGGATGTCTCCAGAAGATAAAATAGGTGTTTTAAATGAAAACCATCCAGATTATAGTGATAAAGGATTTATGTATTTAAAGCATGGAGTAAATAAGGGAGCTAGGGTTCCCAATGAATTAGGAGAGCTTTTAGAGGCTAAAAGTAAGCTGGTAAACCTTGAAATAAACCTGGATAAAATAGATTATGATGTGGATGTACTGGTTATAGGGGGAGGGGGAGCAGGAGCTGCTGCCGCTCTGGAAGCCAATGAAAAAGGGGCTAAAGTATTAATCACAACCAAGCTTCGTTTTGGTGATGCCAATACCATGATGGCTGAGGGAGGAATACAGGCTGCAGACAAGCCGGATGATTCCCCGGCAAAACATTATCTAGATGTAATGGGAGGGGGACACTATACCAATGTTCCCGAACTTGCCAGTACCCTGGTAAAAGATGCTCCATCTGCAATCAAATGGTTGAATGATTTAGGTGTGATGTTTGATAAGGAAAAAGACGGAACTATGATAACTAATCATGGGGGAGGTACCTCCAGGAAAAGAATGCACTCTGCAGCAGACTATAGTGGTGCCGAAATAATGCGTGTCATGAGAGATGAAGTTAGAAATAAAGAGATCGAGGTATTAGAATTTTCTCCAGTAATTGAACTCCTCCTTGATACCGACGGTAAGGCTGCCGGAGCAGTTATCTGTGATCTTGAAACTAAACGAAATTTTGTGGTAAGAGCAAAAACTGTGATAATGGCAACTGGTGGAGCCGGAAGACTTCACTATCAAGGTTTCCCGACATCCAACCATTATGGTGCCACTGCTGACGGCCTTGTGATGGGATACAGAGTAGGAGCTGAGCTTGCTTTTGCTGACACCATCCAATATCATCCCACAGGTGTAGCTTACCCTTCTCAAATTTTTGGAGCATTAGTTACAGAAAAAGTTCGTAGTTTAGGAGCTACCCCGCTGAATATCCATGGGGAGCAGTTTGTATACCATCTGGAAACAAGAGATGTGGAGGCTTCTGCCATTATTAGAGAGTGCAATGTAAAAGGAAATGGTATACCTACTCCTACAGGCGGGTATGGTGTATGGCTGGATACTCCCCTTATTGAGATGATTCATGGTGAGGGAACCATTGAAAAAAAACTTCCAGCAATGTTGAGGATGTACCTTAAGTTTGATCTAGACATGAGAAAAAAACCAATTTTAGTATATCCAACCCTCCACTATCAAAATGGCGGATTATTGATCGATAAAAACGGTCAGACAAAAATAGAAAATCTATATGTAGCCGGGGAATGTGCCGGAGGTATCCACGGAACCAATAGACTTATGGGAAATTCATTACTGGATATAATTGTTTTCGGTCGGAGAGCCGGGATTCATGCTGGGGAAAATTTTAAAGATATAAAAATAAAAGATTTAACCTTTGATCATGTAAGAAAATATCATGAAGATCTAGAAAATAATGAGGTAGAAAGCAGCCAATTTTCGCCAATGATCCTCCCTATTTATACCCATGGCAGGGAAAAATAA
- a CDS encoding NifU family protein translates to MLQKVEKIISEKIRPSIKEHGGDISVVSVQDEILKIKLLGNCIGCHHARFTTEELVKKIILLEDIGIKDVVLETGVSEDLIEMAKKLLAKKAT, encoded by the coding sequence ATGCTGCAAAAAGTAGAAAAAATTATATCGGAAAAAATAAGACCCTCTATAAAAGAACACGGGGGCGATATTTCAGTTGTTTCAGTCCAGGATGAAATCTTAAAGATAAAATTACTGGGAAACTGTATAGGATGTCATCATGCCAGGTTTACCACAGAAGAACTTGTGAAAAAAATAATTCTTTTAGAGGATATCGGAATTAAAGATGTAGTCTTAGAAACCGGAGTTTCAGAGGATCTTATAGAGATGGCTAAAAAACTTTTGGCTAAAAAAGCAACGTGA